From a region of the Oncorhynchus keta strain PuntledgeMale-10-30-2019 chromosome 13, Oket_V2, whole genome shotgun sequence genome:
- the si:ch211-196f2.6 gene encoding immunoglobulin domain-containing protein, which translates to MTESDMRKRCAGTLLVLMLIQTGMTDSGISVSHKWHGDHLSITCRLMGDKDTVSQINWEMTSSSNHTTTRLKLGIFHPVFGTYVVPEYNDTVEIQGNASSGHYTLRLRGSTVLKESQFCCKFMTFPSGGLEQCTNTRINESTEEAQVSEGPQGLLEERQVEQWALLVMGPTICLLSIAISLYYCLKYCCRHCCRRRRVFKVETYLTDQHTDSEEVTEEPPHQPPLPSPPPLQLQGFDPSKLYTKIKQDLLYGRLWKAYQGTAKAWGPTTQQGPHQQGPQQGTELGPQKVYFLLGDHRVSQREEPEEPELEPNLEQEQEPQPTLEGTVEPQTEPEPIHPLALEPGTQMEVQEPECNLELEPNFPSTLSAQREELESDIGTEKEEIEETRD; encoded by the exons ATGACAGAGTCGGATATGAGAAAACGCTGTGCCGGCACTCTTCTGGTCCTCATGCTGATACAGACAG GCATGACAGACAGTGGGATTTCTGTATCTCACAAATGGCATGGAGATCACCTATCTATCACCTGTCGTCTCATGGGGGACAAAGACACTGTTTCTCAGATCAACTGGGAGATGACCAGCAGTTCGAACCATACCACCACCAGATTGAAACTGGGCATCTTCCACCCCGTGTTTG GTACCTACGTGGTCCCGGAGTACAACGATACTGTGGAGATCCAGGGTAACGCCTCCAGCGGCCATTACACGCTCAGGCTGAGAGGTAGCACTGTGTTGAAGGAGAGTCAGTTCTGCTGTAAATTCATGACCTTTCCCTCTGGAGGGCTGGAGCAGTGTACAAATACCAGGATTAATGAAAGCACAG AGGAGGCCCAGGTGTCAGAAGGCCCACAGGGTTTACTAGAGGAGAGACAAGTGGAGCAGTGGGCTCTGCTAGTAATGGGACCTACCATCTGTCTCCTCAGTATCGCAATCTCTCTCTACTACTGCTTGAAGTATTGCTGCAGACACTGCTGCCGCAG GAGGAGAGTGTTCAAGGTGGAGACTTATCTGACAGACCAGCACACAGACTCGGAG GAGGTCACAGAGGAGCCACCCCATCAACCCCcccttccctcaccccctcccctccagctcCAGGGTTTTGACCCCTCTAAGCTCTACACTAAGATCAAGCAGGACCTGCTGTATGGACGACTGTGGAAGGCCTACCAGGGGACAGCTAAGGCCTGGGGCCCCACAACACAGCAGGGTCCACACCAGCAAGGGCCACAACAAGGGACAGAACTAGGGCCACAAAAG gTCTATTTTCTTCTGGGGGATCATCGGGTGTcacagagagaggaaccagaaGAACCAGAACTAGAACCTAATCTAGAACAAGAACAAGAGCCTCAACCAACCCTTGAAGGAACCGTGGAACCACAGACTGAGCCTGAACCTATCCATCCATTAGCCCTGGAACCTGGAACACAGATGGAGGTTCAAGAACCAGAATGTAATTTAGAACTAGAACCCAACTTCCCATCAACCCTTTCTGCACAGAGGGAGGAACTGGAATCAGACATAGGAACAGAGAAAGAGGAAATTGAAGAAACCAGAGACTAA